The DNA region GAATCGATCTGTGACTTGTGAATCGTGATACGAATCGTATCGCCAGATATGAGGCAAAAAACACCCCTGACCAAAATGGTATCTTGAACCAAAGTTTGTTAGCTTACGTTTCGCTAATTAGTTTAGAGGCATttgttgtgtcttttttttccaattcacgTCAAGAACATTTTATTCTTGGATGGTTTCACATAGAATGCCAGTGACTGTTTTTGCTCTGTTAATCCTAGGCAATAATGAGAGTCGAAGCGCCACAATGAGGATAAATAAAACCCTTCTATGAGATTTTTCACCGTGGCTGTCCGAGGTATCACCTTGGGCCTTTCATCCATGACGCCAGCCGCTACCTGGGACCCCCGCTTCAAACCCAAATGGCGGGCAATCGCTGTGGCCTCCCTGCTAGCTTTAGTGCTCATGCTGTACCTTCACCACACTGGAGGGGACGGAGACTATCCGGCCGTTCATTCCTCCCGCAACAGTTTGCAAATGTATCATCAGGGCGACGACAGCACATTCTGGGAGACTCATAGACGGAATATTCGTTTCTCCAGGCTTCAGGAATGGGAAAAACCTTACAATGGCACGTATCCTCTAAGTCTGCCTGTGAAGACCAACTACGGCGTCAGGTATCGCATCGCAGTCATTGCAGACCTGGACACAGCCTCGCGCGACCCCAACGACCGAACTTGGTTTAGCTACATGAAAAGGGGTCACGTGATCGTTTCGGAACGCGCCGACAGAGTGGATGTTGAATGGGACGAGGAGACCATCACGCTGGAGAGTCACCTCGCGGAGAAAGGACGAGGTTGTGCGGCAATTTACAATGATTGTCAGTAAATGATTTCATAATACACTTTCTATTCTCCAGGTATGGAGCTGTCCGAGCTAGTGGCGTTCAATGGGCATTTGTACAGCGTGGATGACCGCACTGGTGTGGTGTACAGGATCGAGGGAAGGCAAGCAGTCCCCTGGGTCATCCTACCTGATGGCAATGGTTCTGTTTCTAAAGGTATGACTTCAGGTCGCAGAGTTCCAAACTCTCATTTTGCGACTAAAATTAGAGCCAAtacgagtattttttttcatctactcgCGCATCCACGACCAGTAAATTTGcagggtttttgtttgtttttgttggtgACAAACTCCTTCACGGTTAAATCCACTAGTTGGCGGCAGAGTTGGGTAGcaacgtgttacatttactttagtAACTTTTTGATAAAAATGTACATCTAGGAGTCGTTTTACTAAGCCGtactttttacttgaatagATTTATATAGAAGAAAtcacttactctgctactttgggttaCACAAGGAGTTgcatttttcctgtttattatacatattagatttttttttttttgccagagatgattCCAACAattgctctaccagtttcaccaatgagacgtcgcaacgatAATCACAGGACTCTATTACACCTATCAGACTCATGCTTGCCGTTCTacgatcacgccggcctgttaaatcatgtggcatctttaaagcaccgtaaaaaatattaagtatttgacatgaagtgctgccgtcaacatgcctcgaaagtgcggattttaaactctctcccagtttttatttggccccgattgaccacagaaaactggaaatataaaatgaattacataataggaaatgttttctccgctTGAagtcactcatgctctttggacgaatgatacttcatttatataattttctttCTCTCGTCAGAatgcaatgatttttttttttttttgtatttccttgGCATGATGTAGTTTtctgtgttgggaataacggcgtTATGAATAATgccgttaataacggcgttattttttcagtaactggGTGAtctaaataataattttttccgccgttacaacgctgttaccgttacttacgttcaaaagcggtgcgttatttactttgaataaattgaagaaactaccagccgtagcgagtccactctgctctgtttatttgtcattcaAGACTTTGggagcgttcaggttcatggcaatgaaaatagtaaagacgcatagcctacctttgcaagaacgatggagttgctgtttgatacggtcataatgtgcaggtcctgcacccatccgcagcaaaactgttcgtagccttGTagtgatttgtaatttcggagtcgctgatgagtttagtaacatacaccaaacaataaatacagcagaatgtccatttaatgcacaattagatttttttcgactcgagtgaggcattaacttggtgGTATGAAGGGGGCAAGTCATATAGAAGTGGACCAcgctctgggtcactttcgtatgtggtgtgATTCAaaagtttgtagttttatgcatatactagtccttctaaaaaaaaaaaaattgcatattgtgataaagttcattactttctgtaatgtactgataaacattagactttcatatattttagattcattacacacaactgaagtagttcaagccttttattgttttaatattgatgattttagcaaaaaagtaaagaaaaaaactaaaatccctatctcaaaaaaatgtgcatatttcatccaaccaatacaaaaaaagtgttttttaatacaaaaaagtcaaccttcaattaattatatcagcgatgcactcaatacttggtcgggaatccttttgcagaaatgactgcttcaatgcggcgtggcatggaggcaatcagcctgtggcactgctgaggtgttatgaaggcccaggatgcttcgatagcggccttaagctcatccacagtgttgggtctggtgtctctcaactttctCCTCACAATATCCCAAAGATTCTCTAtgaggttcaggtcaggagagttagcaggccaattgagcacagtaatgccatggtcagtaaaccatttaccagtggttttggcactgttagcaggtgccaggttgtgctgaaaaatgaaatcttcatctccataaagcctttcagcagatggaagcatgaagtgctccaaaatctcctgatagctagctgcattgaccctccccttgataaaacacagtagaccaacaccagcagctgacatggcaccccagaccatcactgactttgggtacttgacactggacttcaggcattttggcatttccttctccccagtcttcctccaaactgtggaaccttgatttccgaatgacatccaaaatttgctttcatctgaaaaaaagtactttggactactgagcaacagtccaatgctgcttctctgtagcccaggtcaggcgcttctgccgttgtttc from Corythoichthys intestinalis isolate RoL2023-P3 chromosome 8, ASM3026506v1, whole genome shotgun sequence includes:
- the cant1b gene encoding soluble calcium-activated nucleotidase 1b, translated to MRFFTVAVRGITLGLSSMTPAATWDPRFKPKWRAIAVASLLALVLMLYLHHTGGDGDYPAVHSSRNSLQMYHQGDDSTFWETHRRNIRFSRLQEWEKPYNGTYPLSLPVKTNYGVRYRIAVIADLDTASRDPNDRTWFSYMKRGHVIVSERADRVDVEWDEETITLESHLAEKGRGMELSELVAFNGHLYSVDDRTGVVYRIEGRQAVPWVILPDGNGSVSKGFKAEWLAVKDEHLYVGGLGKEWTTTTGEVVNQHPQWVKVVGYNGDVQHKSWVSYYNALRNAAGIKPPGYLIHESAAWSERLQRWFFLPRRASHQRYDDSADERRATNLLLSCRADFSDITTQRVGPLNPTHGFSSFKFVPDTDDQIILALKSEEDGGKVASYVIAFTLSGWVLMPETKIGDVKYEGLEFI